A single genomic interval of Eurosta solidaginis isolate ZX-2024a chromosome 3, ASM4086904v1, whole genome shotgun sequence harbors:
- the LOC137244152 gene encoding ubiquitin-protein ligase E3C, with amino-acid sequence MFGFDGDYRRRPVQSLGGASQTCDRDTIIRKAQQERQKRNELRLQNNGALVLQSYTRSFIHRQRRKRMEREAFDDYLRTHRERVVEDECLGYLLRRLIFFYSNRESKDGERLIEVCQQLLRHPERLLRNSSTEFIWLHRLKKLLDICITQMTLPQTSPAIPLRMLEIFTSATVLEQYMEDEARVQAYLGVVFSFLMRHEYFGRLRQLMEAKCPPLDGETLHAPSPFAEALFQLMLRPLLLKSKISGIYEDFCKHILAKPFSDSIRNYVLPSLAECPDFPFSQLIQQLATANQTEQMQVDLPSDCTSSHPTTFTGVPSSNKQTALTAKNVYNEQSGIFSSYLLNAILILDRKHLDSILEHNLVGDYIKIIAEISGKILQLPKSTLKLSTAHHQRMDADESSDDDDEEDEIIRRSHRQKSNFDLDLGPPPLSSDEKAVLLECINLLNDSQRVRILTELTDIYLNDLRVLYALCEVCHNLMIYNKQAIFEYKLLYTLAFMPNIVRTIWFTLTAQSSQLGFNAPLSLISKGVVPKQSGVEQTIPLLATFCMLFGRLLPTLHDAEFCDEKLLLAKSLQSSLTAPTHIRLMPFSLAEIVQLSKTLKEISLGLVDLAFPETRSNLNEHYRFVLGRSESDDKKMWQQKQIWANLLKVVVFVLNQIHTRDLRLGFCPESHWTVSRLDLPLDRPTDLPLTRGNRTRGIRPFQPIRDFTREDFENGPPMSTKQIRSITILREIPFVVPFSKRVGILQGLVAADKMRVQGNYQAFLQGPSIILKVRRSHLYEDAYDRLRPENEPDLRLKFRVQFISSLGLEEAGIDGGGVFREFLSELIKTAFDPNRGFFMVTTDNKLYPNPDAADIEPDYEKHYYFIGRILGKAIYENLLVELPLAEFFLTKLAGKYADVDIHQLASLDPELYKNLLYLKDYDGDVTELNLDFTVASNSLGHTQVVELKPNGQSIPVTTSNRIEYLQLMADYKLNVQIRKHCVAFRRGLSNVLPVEWLYMFSNKELQILISGAEIPIDLEDLKKHCKYGGEYSNEHPSIIVFWSVLESFNDLQRRQLLKFVTSCSRPPLLGFKDLDPPFFIQNAGDMERLPTASTCTNLLKLPPFKTEEQMREKLLYAIQSGVGFELS; translated from the exons ATGTTTGGCTTCGATGGAGATTACCGCCGGCGACCGGTACAAAGTTTAGGCGGAGCTTCACAAACATGCGATCGGGACACTATTATACGTAAGGCACAACAGGAACGACAGAAACGTAACGAACTGCGGCTACAAAACAATGGAGCCCTCGTCCTTCAATCATACACACGATCTTTTATACATAGACAACGACGAAAACGCATGGAGCGTGAGGCGTTCGATGATTACTTGCGCACGCACCGTGAGCGTGTTGTTGAAGATGAATGTTTGGGATATTTATTGAGACGTCTCATATTTTTCTATAGCAACAGAGAAAGTAAAGACGGTGAACGATTA ATTGAAGTTTGCCAACAACTATTGCGGCACCCTGAACGGCTACTACGAAACTCTAGTACTGAATTCATCTGGTTGCATCGTCTAAAAAAACTGCTTGACATTTGTATTACACAAATGACATTACCACAGACTTCACCCGCCATACCACTGCGTATGCTTGAAATATTCACATCAGCAACTGTTTTAGAACAATATATGGAAGATGAGGCACGGGTGCAGGCCTATTTGGGAGTAGTTTTCAGTTTTTTAATGAGACATGAGTACTTTGGGCGTCTGCGACAGCTCATGGAAGCAAAATGTCCGCCATTGGATGGTGAGACCTTACATGCGCCAAGTCCATTCGCTGAAGCTTTATTTCAACTTATGCTACGACCTTTGTTGCTAAAAAGCAAAATATCCGGCATCTATGAAGATTTTTGTAAACATATACTTGCAAAGCCCTTCAGTGATTCCATAAGAAATTATGTATTACCTTCGTTGGCGGAGTGTCCTGATTTTCCATTTTCTCAACTAATACAACAACTAGCTACTGCTAACCAAACAGAGCAAATGCAAGTGGACTTACCTTCTGATTGCACGTCATCGCATCCCACCACTTTCACTGGGGTACCCTCTTCAAACAAACAAACTGCGCTGACAGCGAAAAATGTATACAATGAACAATCTGGTATATTTAGCAGCTATCTTCTTAATGCAATTTTAATACTTGACCGCAAACACTTGG ATTCTATACTTGAACATAATCTAGTCGGcgattatataaaaattattgcaGAGATTTCAGGGAAAATATTACAACTaccaaaatcaacattaaaaTTGTCGACAGCACATCACCAACGCATGGATGCGGATGAATctagtgatgatgatgatgaagaagATGAGATAATAAGACGCTCCCATAGGCAAAAATCAAATTTTGACTTAGATCTTGGGCCACCTCCGCTGAGTAGCGACGAGAAAGCGGTACTTTTAGAGTGTATCAATTTGTTGAATGATTCACAGCGTGTGCGTATACTGACAGAACTAACAGATATATATCTTAATGATTTACGAGTTTTGTACGCCTTGTGTGAAGTTTGTCACAATCTTATGATATATAATAAGCAGGCAATATTCGAATATAA ATTGCTATATACCCTAGCCTTCATGCCAAATATTGTACGTACTATTTGGTTTACTTTGACAGCGCAGTCTAGCCAACTTGGATTTAATGCACCTTTATCCTTGATATCTAAAGGTGTCGTAC CGAAACAGAGCGGTGTTGAACAGACAATTCCTTTGTTGGCAACTTTTTGTATGCTCTTTGGACGTCTATTGCCAACATTACATGACGCGGAATTCTGTGATGAAAAACTTCTGTTAGCCAAATCGCTGCAGTCATCATTGACCGCTCCAACACATATACGTCTTATGCCATTCTCCCTAGCTGAAATTGTTCAATTGTCAAAGACACTAAAGGAAATTTCTTTGGGACTAGTTGATTTGGCTTTTCCTGAGACGCGTTCAAATCTAAATGAACATTATCGATTTGTTTTGGGACGTTCAGAATCTGATGATAAAAAGATGTGGCAACAAAAACAGATTTGGGCGAATTTGTTAAAAGTGGTTGTGTTTGTTTTGAACCAAATTCACACCCGTGATTTACGACTTGGTTTTTGTCCGGAATCACACTGGACAGTAAGTCGTTTAGATTTGCCACTTGATCGTCCTACTGATTTGCCATTGACACGTGGCAATCGTACACGTGGTATTCGCCCATTCCAACCAATTCGAGACTTCACACGTGAAGATTTTGAAAATGGTCCACCAATGTCTACCAAACAAATACGTTCAATTACAATATTGAGAGAGATACCATTCGTTGTGCCTTTTAGCAAGCGTGTGGGAATATTGCAAGGTCTCGTGGCTGCAGATAAAATGCGCGTTCAGGGTAATTACCAAGCCTTTCTGCAGGGCCCATCTATTATTCTCAAGGTTAGACGTTCACATCTGTATGAGGATGCTTACGATCGACTTCGACCGGAAAATG AACCAGATTTACGTTTAAAATTTCGTGTACAGTTTATTTCATCACTTGGTTTAGAGGAAGCTGGTATAGACGGCGGCGGCGTCTTTCGTGAATTTCTTTCTGAACTTATTAAGACTGCATTTGATCCGAATCGGGGATTCTTcat GGTAACAACAGATAATAAATTGTATCCGAATCCAGATGCTGCCGATATAGAGCCTGATTATGAGAAACATTATTACTTCATTGGTCGAATTCTTGGTAAAGCGATTTATGAAAATTTGCTTGTAGAACTACCATTGGCTGAATTTTTTCTAACAAAGTTAGCTGGGAAATATGCTGATGTAGATATCCATCAGTTGGCTTCACTCGATCCGGaactttataaaaatttgctatacCTAAAAGATTACGATGGTGATGTGACCGAATTGAATTTGGATTTTACTGTGGCCAGCAATTCGTTGGGCCATACACAAGTGGTTGAACTAAAACCTAACGGACAGAGCATACCTGTTACTACATCTAATCGTATTGAATATCTACAACTTATGGCTGATTACAAATTGAATGTTCAGATACGTAAACATTGTGTGGCATTTAGGCGGGGCCTATCAAATGTATTACCTGTCGAATGGCTGTATATGTTTAGTAATAAAGAATTACAAATTCTTATATCTGGTGCTGAAATACCTATTGATCTGGAGGATTTAAAAAAGCACTGCAAATATGGTGGTGAATACAGTAACGAGCATCCGTCAATTATAGTTTTCTGGTCGGTATTGGAGAGTTTCAATGATCTGCAACGGAGGCAGTTGCTTAAATTTGTGACTAGTTGTTCTAGACCACCACTCTTAGGTTTCAAA GATCTTGATCCGCCGTTTTTTATACAAAATGCGGGTGACATGGAGAGGTTACCAACTGCGAGTACCTGTACAAATCTGTTAAAGCTACCACCATTCAAGACGGAAGAGCAAATGCGTGAAAAGCTATTGTATGCTATACAATCAGGGGTGGGTTTCGAGTTGAGTTAA